One region of Algihabitans albus genomic DNA includes:
- a CDS encoding S-(hydroxymethyl)glutathione dehydrogenase/class III alcohol dehydrogenase yields MKTRAAVAVAAGEPLEIMEVNLDGPRKGEVLVEIKATGLCHTDDFTRSGDDPEGIFPAILGHEGAGVVIEVGEGVTSLEVGDHVIPLYTPECRECDYCLNPKTNLCQKVRTTQGQGLLPDGSTRFSMLDGTPIHHYMGCSTFANHTVVPEIALAKIRKDAPFDKVCYIGCGVTTGIGAVINTAKVEIGSRAIVFGLGGIGLNVIQGLRLAGADQMVGVDLNDDKVTMGRHFGMTDFVNPTKVEGDMVAHLVELTKGGADYTFDATGNVNVMRTALEAAHKGWGESIIIGVAPAGAEISTRPFQLVTGRVWRGTAFGGAKGRTDVPKIVDWYMDGKIEIDPMITHKLTLEEINHGFDLMHEGKSIRAVVEF; encoded by the coding sequence ATGAAAACCCGTGCCGCCGTCGCCGTCGCCGCAGGCGAACCTCTGGAAATCATGGAGGTGAACCTCGACGGCCCTCGCAAAGGCGAGGTTCTCGTGGAAATTAAAGCCACCGGCCTGTGCCACACCGACGACTTCACCCGCTCCGGCGACGACCCCGAGGGGATCTTTCCCGCGATCCTCGGTCATGAGGGCGCCGGGGTCGTGATCGAGGTGGGCGAGGGCGTTACGTCACTTGAGGTTGGCGATCACGTGATCCCGCTCTACACGCCCGAATGCCGGGAATGCGACTACTGCCTCAACCCCAAAACCAACCTTTGCCAGAAGGTCCGTACGACCCAGGGCCAAGGCTTGTTACCCGATGGCTCCACCCGCTTCTCCATGCTCGATGGCACGCCGATCCACCACTACATGGGCTGCTCCACCTTTGCCAACCACACCGTGGTGCCCGAAATCGCCCTGGCGAAAATCCGCAAGGACGCGCCCTTCGACAAGGTCTGCTACATCGGCTGCGGCGTGACCACCGGTATCGGGGCCGTGATCAACACGGCCAAGGTCGAGATCGGTAGCCGCGCCATCGTCTTCGGCCTCGGCGGCATCGGCCTCAACGTCATCCAGGGCCTGCGTCTTGCGGGCGCCGATCAGATGGTCGGCGTGGACCTGAACGACGACAAGGTGACCATGGGCCGTCACTTCGGGATGACCGACTTCGTGAACCCCACCAAGGTGGAGGGCGACATGGTCGCGCATCTGGTCGAGCTGACCAAAGGCGGCGCCGACTACACCTTCGATGCCACCGGCAACGTGAACGTCATGCGGACTGCCCTGGAGGCCGCCCACAAAGGCTGGGGCGAGTCCATCATCATCGGCGTCGCCCCTGCGGGTGCCGAGATATCGACCCGCCCGTTCCAACTGGTCACCGGCCGTGTCTGGCGTGGGACCGCGTTCGGTGGGGCCAAGGGCCGGACCGATGTGCCGAAGATCGTCGACTGGTACATGGACGGCAAGATCGAGATCGACCCCATGATCACCCACAAACTGACTCTGGAGGAAATCAACCACGGCTTCGATCTGATGCATGAAGGAAAATCCATCCGTGCCGTGGTGGAGTTCTAG